The sequence CATATGGCAAtatgttcataaaaattaattgcttataAGGTATAAGCGTATTTGTAGagcagttttaatttttcaagaaatatttaatgaaataataaaatcgacataaaattttttttacgaaaatactaGCAAAATAATGTTTTGACACATGCACTTGGTGCTATTGTTTTCCTCTGAGCATTcgacgaaaattaaatttgctggcgatgaagtgaaaatacctaattttttaattttgaattgaaaagaaattgaGAATGCCACTGCGAATTACGCCGCTCAGTCTATTTGTCTATCGAATATTAGAAGGGTTTCTATGCAGtgaacgaaaataattaaatttgttgccGTGAATCGGTGTGATAGGAAACCCTTAGTATTTACTAATGTGCTAGTTTGCAGTACATTTCGAAACGTGCAAACGACTTTGAAAGGCTCCTTCCCAGTAGTTTTAGTTTAAAGGGTTCTATCTTATAGAGGGCACTAGTattccaaatacaatttttacgacatttttaaGCTTCCCGAGTTCACCATTGGAGATTACATCTTTCCAATCAACGTATACCCAGGGTTTTTGGATTCTTGTCCCTCACTAAAACAGCAGCTATAGCCGCCGAAGAAAATAATGTACAATTACCTTTTCTTATAACAAAAACGTGTGTATACCTGTTTTAATTCCTCTTCTGCATGTGGCAAAGTACTGGCAGGAACTGCATTTGTTCCATCCGTAGGAGGTGCAGAATAAACGTTGACTGGAGCATAAGGAACTCCTCCAAACACCGTGGGGGATGGAACCACCATGAAAGGAGGCGCCACCATTTGCGGAGATGCATATTTGTGCTACAGATTAATTAAACCAGTATAAAAGATAAAATAGTAAACTTGTGACACTTTATTTAGGAACTTTTCATTTGAATACTTACAGAGTAACTTAGGACCATATTTATCGAACCTTCTTGATGGTCACCCTGCTTTCCACTTAACAGGTACCAATCCTCATGTGTCTCTCCTCTTTGAATTACTTGAGGGGGGATTTCTATGTGACCCCAAGCAATTAGCTCATCCATTGTAAATGAACATTCGTCGTATATCTCCACATAAATTTGCATCACACCAGGTGGCAGTAGGCTGCAATTACacacaaaaaactattagaacatttttttaaataaattaaagacagGCCTAACAAGAAATACAGGTGAATTTAGTTTCATACCACTGTATGACTTTATTCCAATGAGGATTTTTTCCTCCGTTTATTGATGTATGCGTTTCATAGACTGCGTGTCCGACACGAAGCCGTACGTATGGATCCATTCTAGTCattccataatttttaactaatttggcCTGTGAAATTGAAG comes from Belonocnema kinseyi isolate 2016_QV_RU_SX_M_011 chromosome 5, B_treatae_v1, whole genome shotgun sequence and encodes:
- the LOC117172553 gene encoding toll-interacting protein-like translates to MGTVKHSELFEEWKKKAFLGPLPYGFLRVEDINPQAQQEAADQQAALALHQAQMRSMPVQAHDPRAGRLSITITQAKLVKNYGMTRMDPYVRLRVGHAVYETHTSINGGKNPHWNKVIQCLLPPGVMQIYVEIYDECSFTMDELIAWGHIEIPPQVIQRGETHEDWYLLSGKQGDHQEGSINMVLSYSHKYASPQMVAPPFMVVPSPTVFGGVPYAPVNVYSAPPTDGTNAVPASTLPHAEEELKQIAEMFPNIDKEVIKSVYDVQGGQRATTINALLQMSE